A genomic region of Methylobacterium durans contains the following coding sequences:
- a CDS encoding ribonuclease H-like domain-containing protein produces the protein MRHETLWCLDIETVPDGDLVPADWPSDQFIAKAIWHRVVAISVVEASVEHVPGRGERYEVRCCRSGGEAGWDERRLLQAFWKRFAELRPRIVSWNGRRFDLPTLRLRAMMYGISAEAWYATGDRWHGYTHRYSSEWHCDLMEELADHGAATRLGMQDVAVAMGLPGKVGGHGSEVAEMVARGDLEAVRAYCEGDVLNLFALYARWALLTGLTDGAGHNAAMDSLASCLAASRAERPHLGAFLDRWQSSPRPAPALVPLPKPGLAGSGLERSTQG, from the coding sequence ATGCGTCACGAGACCCTGTGGTGCCTTGATATCGAGACGGTGCCGGACGGCGACTTGGTCCCGGCGGATTGGCCGTCCGACCAGTTCATTGCCAAGGCCATCTGGCATCGCGTGGTGGCGATTTCCGTGGTCGAGGCGTCGGTCGAGCACGTGCCGGGGCGAGGCGAGCGCTACGAGGTCCGCTGCTGCCGCAGCGGCGGCGAGGCCGGATGGGACGAGCGCAGGCTGCTCCAGGCCTTCTGGAAGCGCTTCGCGGAGCTGAGACCCCGGATCGTCAGCTGGAACGGCCGGCGGTTCGACCTGCCCACGCTCAGGCTGCGGGCGATGATGTACGGCATCTCCGCGGAGGCGTGGTACGCGACGGGCGACCGCTGGCACGGCTACACGCACCGCTATTCCTCCGAGTGGCACTGCGACCTGATGGAGGAACTCGCCGACCATGGGGCGGCGACGCGGCTCGGCATGCAGGACGTGGCGGTTGCCATGGGGCTGCCCGGGAAGGTCGGGGGGCACGGCTCCGAGGTCGCCGAGATGGTGGCGCGAGGCGATCTGGAAGCCGTGCGTGCGTACTGCGAGGGCGACGTCCTCAACCTTTTTGCACTCTACGCGCGTTGGGCCTTGCTGACCGGCCTGACGGACGGCGCCGGGCACAACGCCGCCATGGACAGCCTCGCCTCCTGCTTGGCTGCCAGCCGGGCCGAGCGGCCCCATCTCGGCGCGTTCCTGGACCGCTGGCAGTCATCCCCGCGGCCGGCGCCCGCCTTGGTTCCGCTGCCGAAACCGGGACTTGCCGGGTCCGGGCTGGAGAGATCCACCCAGGGATGA
- a CDS encoding metallophosphoesterase encodes MPQPDKAYDDFVPWVFRHGRLDRRRVERSAAANARTPVAPDPPGGMRLWILSDLDVDRAGDAFRLPEALPAFDAMLVAGNVAEGLCGSVEWLASALGGRHEGRPVILVPGPREYRTGTSVSETLRTGRERGQELGITVLADETVRLGGPGDAVHLVGATLWSDWAIHGASRAGCARTQARHRWVEAEGIGADDGRPWGPHDAAGAHARSRAYIEDVLASIVVQRHGFRPTPASLVSGVGAGDRAVVLTHHAPSPRSLAPDWSGWLCDEWLAASQVSDLEAVLDAWGAPALWVHGRVPAAVDLRLRKTRVVANPRPAPGGRAFDAGLVVTV; translated from the coding sequence ATGCCGCAGCCGGACAAGGCGTACGACGACTTCGTGCCGTGGGTCTTCCGGCACGGCCGCCTGGACCGTCGACGCGTCGAGCGGTCGGCGGCGGCGAACGCCCGCACCCCCGTGGCGCCCGACCCGCCCGGCGGGATGCGCCTCTGGATCCTCTCGGACCTCGACGTGGATCGGGCCGGGGATGCGTTCCGGCTGCCGGAGGCCCTGCCCGCGTTCGACGCCATGCTCGTCGCCGGCAACGTCGCCGAGGGCCTGTGCGGGTCGGTCGAGTGGCTCGCTTCGGCGCTCGGCGGCCGGCATGAGGGGCGGCCCGTGATCCTGGTGCCTGGGCCCCGCGAGTACCGGACCGGGACCTCCGTTTCCGAGACGCTGCGGACGGGGCGTGAGCGGGGACAGGAATTGGGCATCACCGTCCTGGCCGACGAGACGGTGCGTCTCGGCGGCCCCGGGGATGCCGTGCACCTCGTCGGCGCGACCCTCTGGTCCGACTGGGCCATCCACGGGGCGAGCCGGGCGGGCTGCGCACGGACGCAGGCGCGCCACCGCTGGGTCGAGGCCGAGGGGATCGGGGCCGATGACGGCCGGCCCTGGGGGCCGCACGACGCGGCCGGCGCGCACGCCCGCTCCCGTGCCTACATCGAGGACGTCCTGGCCAGCATCGTGGTCCAGCGCCACGGTTTCCGCCCCACCCCGGCCTCGCTGGTCAGCGGGGTCGGCGCAGGCGACCGCGCCGTGGTGCTGACGCATCATGCGCCCTCCCCGCGTTCGCTCGCTCCCGATTGGTCGGGCTGGCTCTGCGACGAGTGGCTGGCGGCCTCGCAGGTCTCCGACCTGGAGGCCGTCCTCGACGCCTGGGGGGCGCCGGCCCTCTGGGTTCACGGTCGCGTGCCCGCTGCGGTCGACCTTCGCCTCCGTAAGACGCGCGTGGTCGCCAATCCCCGCCCGGCGCCGGGAGGGCGGGCCTTCGACGCAGGGCTGGTGGTCACGGTCTGA
- a CDS encoding ATPase produces MNTPHMPPKLAHRVVLRHLPRVLRAGLDRDGIYGQVPASLARDVRVMDPGLGAVVEAWAEDVSGHGQFAREEPSPGDAAPASPGRAPRDVLMRILARLGRRRVALPPADLALPDPVAVVASLDQYAASHDSAMAREMADAVLLLTASAGDTQTAKRLAATVWREIPRIDETAAILRLRDFAAAYDDDDEDLAFPFGGAQVVPVADGRSEAERQAWREAVDAAIARARVEARALALGLSAIAVGQALRYYGSDSIGSVALSFGESVLQPVERRARADERIRLERAAERKPGALDKLKAASPETDAELETAVPEGHVLVCRGLGATGAGKGRDVTKGYERAIGHPLPLIRTPDLAVVRQILLSEFPQAEEAIDFALRDLIGRPFVRLTPLLVLGPPGGGKSRFLRRLGELLGVGVLRVDGSNDAGASFGGTERRWYSSEPCRPFMAVNRFLQANPLVLVDELDKAPVRSDYGRLWDGVISFLEVETASRFPDPCIQAELDLSWVSTAFTANETWALPGPLLDRLRVVEFPVPGPEHLDRLLPALLADIARERGLDARWFHAVDGVELAALRSRWGGGSVRLLRRMLDGVLRVRDRTARRH; encoded by the coding sequence TTGAACACGCCTCACATGCCCCCGAAGCTCGCACACCGTGTCGTGCTGCGCCACCTGCCTCGCGTCCTGCGCGCCGGGCTCGACCGCGACGGCATCTACGGGCAGGTGCCGGCCTCGCTGGCCCGGGACGTCCGGGTTATGGATCCGGGGCTCGGGGCGGTCGTCGAGGCCTGGGCCGAGGATGTCTCCGGCCACGGTCAATTCGCGCGCGAGGAACCGTCACCCGGCGATGCCGCGCCCGCGTCGCCCGGCCGAGCCCCGCGCGACGTGCTCATGCGCATCCTCGCCCGGCTCGGACGCCGGCGCGTCGCGCTGCCGCCAGCCGATCTCGCCCTGCCGGATCCTGTCGCCGTCGTCGCCTCCCTCGACCAGTATGCCGCCAGCCACGACTCCGCCATGGCGCGGGAGATGGCGGACGCCGTCCTGCTGCTCACCGCCTCCGCGGGCGACACCCAGACGGCCAAGCGCCTGGCCGCCACGGTCTGGCGCGAGATCCCCCGCATCGACGAGACCGCCGCGATCCTGCGCCTGCGGGATTTCGCTGCGGCATACGATGACGACGACGAGGACCTCGCCTTCCCGTTCGGGGGCGCTCAGGTCGTACCCGTCGCCGACGGACGATCCGAGGCCGAGCGACAGGCTTGGCGCGAGGCCGTGGACGCGGCCATCGCCCGCGCGCGGGTCGAGGCCCGCGCCCTCGCGCTCGGGCTGTCCGCCATCGCGGTCGGGCAGGCTCTGCGGTATTACGGCTCGGACAGCATCGGCAGCGTGGCGCTGAGCTTCGGCGAGAGCGTGCTCCAGCCCGTGGAGCGCCGGGCCCGGGCCGACGAGCGCATCCGCCTGGAACGGGCCGCCGAGCGCAAGCCGGGCGCGCTGGACAAGCTCAAGGCCGCCTCACCCGAGACGGACGCGGAGTTGGAGACGGCGGTGCCGGAGGGCCACGTGCTCGTGTGCCGGGGGCTCGGCGCCACCGGCGCCGGCAAGGGGCGCGATGTCACCAAGGGGTATGAGCGCGCCATCGGCCACCCGCTGCCGCTGATCCGCACGCCCGACCTGGCGGTCGTGCGCCAGATCCTGCTGAGCGAGTTCCCGCAAGCCGAGGAGGCCATCGACTTCGCCCTGCGCGACCTGATCGGCAGGCCCTTCGTCCGCCTGACCCCCCTGCTCGTCCTGGGGCCGCCGGGCGGCGGCAAGAGCCGGTTCCTGAGGCGGCTCGGCGAGCTCCTCGGCGTCGGGGTCCTGCGCGTCGACGGGTCGAACGACGCCGGGGCCTCGTTCGGCGGGACGGAACGGCGCTGGTACTCGTCCGAGCCCTGCCGGCCGTTCATGGCGGTGAACCGATTCCTCCAGGCCAATCCGCTCGTGCTCGTCGACGAGCTCGACAAGGCCCCGGTGCGCAGCGACTACGGCCGGCTCTGGGATGGCGTGATTTCTTTCCTCGAAGTCGAGACCGCGTCCCGGTTCCCGGACCCCTGCATCCAAGCCGAACTCGACCTCTCCTGGGTCTCGACGGCGTTCACCGCGAACGAGACTTGGGCGCTGCCGGGTCCCCTGCTCGACCGGCTCCGGGTGGTCGAATTTCCCGTGCCCGGACCGGAACATCTCGACCGGCTGTTGCCGGCGCTGCTCGCCGACATCGCGCGCGAGCGCGGTCTCGACGCGCGGTGGTTCCACGCCGTCGATGGGGTCGAGCTTGCGGCTCTCCGGTCCCGCTGGGGCGGAGGGTCGGTGAGGCTGCTGCGTCGCATGCTGGACGGGGTCCTGCGCGTGAGGGACCGAACCGCCCGACGGCATTGA
- a CDS encoding metallophosphoesterase, whose amino-acid sequence MRIWLLSDLHRDVGGAPWDPVTVPVADVAVVAGDVCEGLPEAVHWAAEAIGPHMPVVMVPGNHSFYRRTHGEELDRGRAAAAAAGMHLLEDAVVTLGGVRFCGTTLWTDYALDGIERRAAAMETARRGLNDHRRITWTKQPEWRRFRPQEALGLHKASRAYLDAALGENPDGLPQVVVTHHGPAPASVAPAFAGDPLNPAFVSDLSPLIEAHRPALWLHGHVHASRDYVVGATRVVCNPKGYGSENPGFSPDLVIEVGA is encoded by the coding sequence ATGCGCATCTGGCTCCTGTCCGACCTCCACCGTGACGTCGGGGGCGCTCCCTGGGACCCGGTCACCGTCCCGGTCGCCGACGTCGCGGTCGTGGCCGGCGATGTTTGCGAGGGCCTGCCCGAGGCGGTTCACTGGGCCGCGGAAGCCATCGGACCGCACATGCCGGTCGTGATGGTGCCCGGCAACCACTCGTTCTACCGGCGGACGCACGGGGAGGAACTCGACCGGGGCCGCGCGGCCGCCGCCGCGGCCGGCATGCACCTCCTCGAAGACGCGGTCGTCACGCTCGGCGGCGTGCGGTTCTGCGGAACCACCCTGTGGACCGACTACGCCCTCGACGGGATCGAGCGCCGGGCGGCGGCGATGGAGACCGCCCGCAGGGGGCTCAACGACCATCGGAGGATCACTTGGACGAAGCAGCCCGAGTGGCGGCGGTTTCGGCCCCAGGAGGCCCTCGGCCTGCACAAGGCCTCGCGTGCCTACCTCGACGCCGCGCTCGGCGAGAACCCGGACGGGCTGCCCCAGGTCGTCGTCACCCATCACGGGCCGGCGCCGGCCTCGGTCGCCCCGGCCTTCGCGGGGGATCCGCTCAACCCCGCCTTCGTCTCCGATCTCAGCCCCTTGATCGAGGCGCACCGGCCGGCGCTCTGGCTGCACGGTCACGTGCATGCCAGCCGCGACTACGTGGTCGGGGCCACCCGGGTCGTCTGCAACCCGAAGGGTTACGGCTCGGAGAACCCCGGCTTCTCGCCCGACCTCGTCATCGAGGTCGGGGCCTGA
- a CDS encoding helix-turn-helix transcriptional regulator, producing the protein MVHSHPERSEQAKGAGADEHPHGGDPARSTKWNYTTGVKLYHRGNKSPLDLSLLTVNELPAEERLPGIVCQAARDLLGLTQQDFARLSDVSKKTINDYENQKLEPGRRILRALRETLEREGARFYVLGDAIGVVASRACVPGRG; encoded by the coding sequence ATGGTGCATTCCCATCCCGAGCGATCCGAACAGGCCAAGGGCGCCGGTGCGGACGAACATCCGCACGGGGGCGACCCGGCCCGATCAACGAAATGGAATTATACCACGGGTGTAAAATTATATCACCGGGGAAACAAGTCGCCACTCGACCTTTCGCTCCTCACGGTTAACGAGCTTCCGGCCGAGGAACGCCTGCCGGGGATCGTCTGCCAGGCCGCGCGCGATCTGCTCGGCCTCACGCAGCAGGACTTCGCGCGGTTGTCCGACGTCAGCAAGAAGACCATCAACGACTACGAGAACCAGAAACTGGAGCCCGGCCGGCGCATCCTGCGTGCCCTTCGCGAGACCCTGGAGCGGGAGGGCGCCCGCTTCTATGTCCTCGGCGACGCGATAGGGGTCGTCGCGAGCCGGGCGTGCGTCCCCGGCCGCGGGTGA